Proteins found in one Lutimonas zeaxanthinifaciens genomic segment:
- a CDS encoding AMP-binding protein, producing the protein MTILDYFLSWEKQIPNNAFLRQPKDEGWQNYSWKYCGIKARKLLAALKAQGYKKRDRISILSANCAEWIICDLALMMGGFISVPLYANVNATSMQKILKNSGCKAIITGKLNADDWSRQKEVIEKEIKVISMDGYERKGCVTWSEFCENQTIAVPEKIGNEDILTIIYTSGTTGDPKGVVHTYGSVITAVKVASDEVGLNQKGNKFVSYLPLSHAAERGLIECGGIYCGGTISFIESLESFSKNIQETQPTHFFGVPRIWEKFQSKILEKIPQKRLSILLNIPLLNKFLIKKIKSALGLLNAEIILSGAAPLAPDIIRWFMKLDINIREAYGMSENFNVISMNPAGAIKIGSVGTLFPGQEVIIDKQTKEIKQKCGWLMKGYYKNPKLTKETIVNGYLCTGDMGELSEDGYLKITGRVKDIFKTTKGEYISPALLEIPFLELKIVDQVCIMGTFYPHPFVLVSLSHLADQLSKADIVKSLERVLKQQNEGVMEYQRLKKVIVSKNPWTIENGLLTPTLKLKRSLISEKYEMKLKEIYGKDELVSWEN; encoded by the coding sequence ATGACAATCTTAGATTATTTTCTATCCTGGGAAAAACAAATACCAAACAATGCGTTCCTGAGACAGCCAAAAGATGAAGGCTGGCAGAATTATTCCTGGAAATACTGTGGTATTAAGGCCCGTAAACTTCTCGCAGCATTAAAAGCCCAGGGATATAAAAAAAGAGATCGGATTTCAATATTATCGGCTAATTGTGCAGAATGGATTATTTGTGACCTTGCCCTTATGATGGGTGGTTTTATCTCAGTACCATTATACGCCAATGTTAATGCCACCTCTATGCAAAAAATATTGAAAAATTCAGGTTGTAAAGCTATCATAACCGGAAAGCTGAATGCTGATGACTGGTCTAGACAAAAAGAAGTAATAGAAAAAGAAATAAAGGTAATCTCAATGGATGGCTATGAGCGAAAAGGATGTGTAACATGGTCTGAATTTTGCGAGAACCAAACCATTGCTGTGCCTGAAAAAATTGGCAATGAGGACATTTTGACAATTATTTATACTTCAGGAACCACAGGTGACCCAAAAGGAGTTGTTCACACTTATGGCTCTGTAATAACTGCAGTGAAAGTTGCTTCTGATGAGGTGGGATTGAATCAAAAAGGTAATAAATTTGTTTCTTATCTTCCCCTGAGCCATGCGGCCGAAAGAGGGCTTATTGAATGTGGTGGGATCTATTGCGGAGGAACCATATCCTTTATCGAATCATTGGAATCTTTTTCAAAAAATATTCAGGAAACTCAACCAACACACTTCTTTGGCGTCCCCAGAATATGGGAAAAGTTTCAAAGTAAAATTTTAGAAAAAATACCACAAAAACGACTTTCGATTTTATTAAATATTCCGTTACTCAATAAGTTCCTGATAAAAAAAATAAAATCTGCTCTCGGACTATTGAATGCAGAAATAATTCTTTCTGGCGCAGCACCTCTTGCTCCTGATATTATAAGATGGTTCATGAAATTAGATATTAATATCCGGGAAGCCTATGGAATGAGTGAAAATTTCAATGTGATTTCAATGAATCCGGCAGGAGCCATTAAAATTGGATCAGTCGGGACATTATTTCCCGGACAGGAGGTAATTATTGATAAGCAAACAAAAGAGATCAAACAGAAATGCGGCTGGCTGATGAAAGGCTACTATAAAAATCCAAAACTAACCAAGGAAACAATTGTAAATGGTTACCTCTGCACTGGAGATATGGGTGAACTTAGTGAAGACGGATACTTGAAAATTACAGGACGGGTAAAAGATATTTTTAAAACAACAAAGGGAGAATATATTTCTCCAGCCCTGCTTGAAATTCCTTTTTTAGAATTAAAAATTGTTGATCAGGTTTGTATCATGGGAACCTTCTATCCTCACCCCTTTGTGCTGGTTTCCCTGTCTCACCTTGCTGATCAACTTTCAAAAGCAGATATCGTCAAGAGTCTCGAAAGAGTTTTAAAACAACAAAATGAAGGAGTGATGGAATATCAACGACTAAAAAAGGTCATTGTGTCAAAAAATCCCTGGACGATTGAAAATGGTCTTCTAACCCCAACCTTAAAACTAAAAAGAAGCCTGATCTCTGAAAAATATGAAATGAAATTAAAGGAGATCTATGGAAAAGATGAATTGGTTTCCTGGGAAAACTGA
- a CDS encoding SDR family NAD(P)-dependent oxidoreductase: MDKNLPLASKIIWITGASSGIGEALSYEFAKRGALLILSSRSEQKLLTVKENLPLNSDKAKVLALDLEQLNELKNKVETALSYFGKIDFFVSNAGLAVKDFVINTPLEIDLKLMNINYFSSILITKSLLPHFMQRNTGHIVVTSSLSGKYGVPKIASYAASKHALHGFYETLRSEITDYNIDLTIVIPGIIKTEITAHALTGTGDKFGKIDKTFQTAYPADKAATKIVNAVMKKKESVFIGGSEGITLFLNRLSPWLFRRFIRNHPIKKMRQFKRTIGLK, translated from the coding sequence ATGGATAAGAATTTACCACTTGCCAGCAAAATCATTTGGATAACAGGAGCTTCTTCTGGAATTGGAGAGGCTTTGAGTTACGAGTTTGCAAAAAGAGGCGCACTTCTTATCCTCTCCTCAAGATCAGAACAGAAGCTATTAACGGTAAAAGAAAATTTACCTTTAAATAGTGATAAAGCGAAGGTTTTGGCTCTCGATTTAGAACAGTTGAATGAATTAAAAAATAAAGTGGAAACAGCACTTTCCTATTTTGGTAAAATAGATTTTTTTGTTAGTAATGCAGGGCTTGCAGTTAAAGATTTTGTGATAAACACTCCGTTGGAAATTGATCTTAAACTAATGAACATTAATTATTTTTCTTCCATTCTAATTACCAAATCCCTGCTCCCTCATTTTATGCAAAGAAATACTGGACATATTGTGGTAACAAGCAGTTTATCAGGAAAATACGGAGTACCCAAAATTGCCTCTTACGCCGCCTCCAAACATGCCCTTCACGGATTTTACGAAACGCTGAGAAGCGAAATCACAGACTATAATATCGATCTGACCATTGTTATCCCCGGAATTATAAAAACTGAAATTACGGCTCATGCTTTGACAGGGACCGGTGACAAATTCGGAAAAATTGATAAAACTTTTCAAACTGCATATCCCGCGGATAAAGCGGCAACAAAAATTGTAAATGCTGTAATGAAGAAAAAAGAGTCTGTTTTTATTGGCGGATCTGAAGGAATTACACTGTTTCTAAACAGGTTGTCACCATGGCTGTTTAGAAGGTTTATACGAAATCATCCCATAAAAAAAATGCGGCAATTCAAGCGTACCATAGGCTTGAAGTAA
- the recR gene encoding recombination mediator RecR, with translation MDFSSKLLQNAVNEVAQLPGIGKRTALRLVLHLLKQPKEQTQYLSKALLEFREEIKLCQNCHNISDVELCEICSNSRRDPEVICVVEDIRDVMAIENTSQFKGLYHVLGGKISPIEGIGPHNLTIDNLIEKVDKGGVKEIILALSSTMEGDTTNFYIYRQLQKYDLNLTTIARGISVGDEIEYADEVTLGRSIINRVPFANSLKGL, from the coding sequence ATGGATTTTTCTTCAAAATTATTACAAAACGCGGTTAACGAGGTGGCACAGTTACCGGGAATTGGTAAACGGACCGCACTCCGACTTGTTTTACATCTTTTAAAGCAGCCAAAGGAACAAACCCAATACCTTTCAAAGGCCTTGCTGGAGTTTAGAGAAGAGATCAAATTGTGTCAGAATTGCCACAATATTTCGGATGTTGAACTTTGTGAAATTTGTAGTAACAGCAGAAGAGATCCGGAGGTGATTTGCGTCGTAGAGGATATCAGAGATGTCATGGCGATCGAAAACACTTCTCAGTTCAAAGGTTTATACCATGTTCTTGGTGGTAAAATTTCACCGATTGAGGGCATAGGCCCGCATAATCTTACGATTGATAATCTGATCGAAAAAGTTGACAAGGGTGGGGTAAAGGAGATCATTCTGGCCTTGAGTTCCACCATGGAGGGTGATACCACGAATTTTTATATTTACAGGCAACTGCAGAAATACGATTTGAACCTGACCACGATTGCAAGAGGAATTTCAGTAGGGGATGAAATTGAATATGCTGATGAGGTTACCCTGGGAAGAAGCATCATTAACAGGGTTCCTTTTGCAAATAGTTTGAAGGGGCTTTAA
- a CDS encoding sodium:solute symporter, which yields MSPLLLLSVILLYFGLLLGVTYLTSSDDSNMTFFKANQNSPWYVVAFGMIGASLSGVTFISVPGWVSATQFSYLQIVIGYFLGYLVIAYILLPLYYKMNLISIYEYLKVRFGKGSHRTGAFFFLLSRILIASFRLFLVASVLQYFVLDALHIRFELTVILSVMFIWLYSFRGGIKTIVWTDTLQTFFMLAAVIVAAFVILDQLSFSISDLIASDDYKKYSQAIFSDDIRLKNHWFKSLLGGMFIAIAMTGLDQDNMQKNLTCKNLKDAQKNMVSLGFILIPVNLVFLFLGTLLFAYASQFQVEIPRVNGSVKTDLLFPEIALNQGLGTGFGLVFILGLIAAAYSSADSALTSLTTSFSIDFLNIESKIKNKKKLRKLIHLVFSGILVLVIITYEYILEDNVISSLLLVSSYTYGPLLGLFSFGLFTRFMLRENWVWVVSVTSIILSYFLNKYSEIILDGYQFGYEILLVNGLLTFIGLFLIRQKKDSK from the coding sequence ATGTCGCCACTTCTTTTGTTGAGTGTCATCCTCCTTTATTTCGGATTGCTATTGGGAGTCACCTATTTGACTTCTTCTGATGACAGTAACATGACCTTTTTCAAGGCAAACCAGAATTCTCCCTGGTATGTGGTTGCATTTGGTATGATCGGAGCCTCATTATCAGGGGTTACCTTTATTTCTGTTCCTGGATGGGTAAGCGCTACCCAATTCAGTTATCTGCAAATCGTAATAGGCTATTTTCTGGGCTATCTCGTTATTGCCTACATCCTTCTTCCACTTTATTATAAAATGAACCTTATTTCAATTTATGAATATCTCAAGGTTCGATTTGGAAAGGGCAGTCATCGAACAGGAGCATTCTTCTTTTTGCTTTCAAGAATATTAATTGCCTCATTCAGGCTGTTCCTGGTGGCTTCAGTTCTACAGTATTTTGTCCTGGATGCGCTTCATATCAGGTTTGAACTGACAGTTATTCTCTCGGTGATGTTTATCTGGTTGTATTCTTTCAGGGGAGGTATAAAAACCATTGTCTGGACAGATACACTTCAAACCTTTTTTATGCTGGCCGCAGTTATCGTGGCTGCCTTCGTCATTTTAGATCAACTGTCTTTTTCTATTTCCGACTTAATAGCATCAGACGATTATAAAAAATACAGTCAAGCCATTTTTTCTGATGACATACGCCTGAAGAATCATTGGTTCAAATCCTTACTGGGAGGTATGTTCATTGCGATTGCCATGACGGGACTGGACCAGGACAACATGCAGAAAAACCTGACCTGCAAAAACCTCAAAGACGCTCAGAAGAACATGGTCTCCCTGGGCTTTATTCTCATTCCGGTAAATTTGGTTTTTTTGTTTCTGGGAACCCTTTTATTTGCCTATGCGAGTCAGTTCCAGGTTGAAATCCCCAGGGTCAACGGAAGTGTTAAAACAGATCTGCTATTTCCTGAAATTGCTTTGAACCAGGGACTGGGCACGGGGTTTGGCCTGGTATTTATTCTTGGACTTATTGCCGCAGCCTATTCAAGTGCTGACAGTGCCTTAACCTCTTTGACCACTTCCTTTAGCATTGATTTTTTAAATATCGAATCCAAAATAAAAAACAAGAAAAAATTAAGGAAATTAATTCACCTGGTTTTTTCGGGAATTTTGGTACTGGTCATTATAACTTACGAATATATTCTTGAGGACAATGTGATCAGCAGTCTATTACTTGTGTCCTCTTATACCTACGGGCCTTTATTGGGATTGTTTTCCTTCGGCCTGTTTACCAGGTTCATGCTGAGGGAAAACTGGGTATGGGTGGTTTCGGTAACATCCATAATTCTCAGCTATTTTCTTAATAAGTATTCGGAAATTATATTAGATGGCTATCAGTTTGGTTATGAAATTTTATTGGTAAACGGCCTCTTGACCTTTATCGGATTGTTCCTTATTCGACAAAAGAAGGACTCAAAGTAA
- the pdxH gene encoding pyridoxamine 5'-phosphate oxidase: MEKDLSHYRKSYERNPLIRDDVPENPMELFQKWFHEADDFDGLEEANAMSVSTIGLDGYPKTRIVLLKKITWEGFIFFTNYNSEKGKAIKANPNVCLNFFWHSLERQIIIKGQAEKIAPNLSDGYFESRPDGSKLGAIASDQSEEIHSREALDAKLKELEESYKDKEILRPDYWGGYIVRPKSIEFWQGRPNRMHDRILYSLQKDYSWKLTRLQP, translated from the coding sequence ATGGAAAAAGACCTTAGCCATTACAGAAAAAGTTACGAAAGAAATCCGCTCATACGAGATGATGTACCGGAAAATCCCATGGAGTTGTTTCAAAAATGGTTTCATGAAGCCGATGATTTTGACGGGCTTGAAGAAGCCAACGCCATGAGTGTTTCGACAATTGGGCTCGATGGTTATCCAAAAACCAGAATCGTTCTGCTCAAGAAAATTACCTGGGAGGGGTTCATATTTTTCACCAATTATAACAGCGAAAAAGGTAAAGCAATTAAGGCTAATCCAAACGTTTGCCTCAATTTCTTCTGGCATAGCCTTGAAAGACAGATCATTATTAAAGGGCAAGCTGAAAAAATCGCCCCGAACCTGTCGGATGGATATTTCGAATCAAGACCGGATGGAAGTAAGCTGGGTGCCATCGCTTCAGATCAAAGTGAAGAGATCCACTCAAGAGAAGCTTTGGACGCTAAATTAAAGGAATTAGAAGAAAGCTATAAGGATAAAGAAATTCTTCGACCCGACTATTGGGGAGGATACATTGTTAGACCGAAATCCATAGAATTTTGGCAGGGTCGTCCCAACAGGATGCATGACAGAATACTTTATTCCTTGCAAAAAGATTATAGCTGGAAACTAACCCGGCTTCAGCCATAG
- a CDS encoding SixA phosphatase family protein, with amino-acid sequence MKTLFIVRHAKSSWKYEGIKDIDRPLKKRGINDAYLVSKNLQKKIQTPSVFVSSCANRALHTAMIFSYSFNYPLANLKISKSLYSFSDGYLIKTVKALDDGFDSAIIFSHDHGISDFVNKFGSKQIDHVPTCGVVAIEFNTKHWKNIKDGKTLFTEFPRYYK; translated from the coding sequence ATGAAAACACTGTTCATTGTCCGTCATGCGAAATCTTCATGGAAATATGAAGGAATTAAAGACATCGATCGGCCCCTCAAAAAAAGAGGCATAAATGACGCATACCTCGTTTCGAAAAATCTTCAGAAAAAGATTCAAACCCCCTCTGTATTTGTCTCAAGCTGTGCCAACAGGGCATTGCATACTGCCATGATATTTAGCTATTCATTTAATTATCCTTTAGCGAACCTTAAGATTAGCAAATCCCTTTATAGCTTTAGTGATGGTTATTTGATCAAAACCGTCAAAGCACTTGACGACGGTTTCGACTCGGCCATTATTTTTAGTCATGATCACGGAATCAGTGATTTTGTCAATAAATTTGGGAGCAAACAGATTGATCACGTACCTACCTGTGGGGTTGTTGCCATTGAATTCAATACCAAGCACTGGAAAAATATAAAAGACGGCAAGACCTTGTTTACAGAATTTCCCCGTTATTATAAATAG
- a CDS encoding L,D-transpeptidase family protein, which produces MQNPFSKIQFYFIFLSFIGLQAQNISIEQWIENMVQPQEDDIVLVDGVELFSQVELPRFYSNRDFEPAWQDLKNRNDLIESLESSIDEGLMPKDYHLDKIKALMKTSESGELSKKEMADMDLLMTDALILYASHLLDGKLDQSKIRKEWDVERNEGPSNPDSLLTATLHNRNIKSVLEEFKPKHYMYKLMKFHLKKLRNESERGGWPKVSKGETLKPGDTASRIPEIRKYLIAVGDLIDVESENSEIFDDEMEEAVKKFQWRHRLTSDGIIGKGTIEQMQVPIEKRIESIILNLERTRWIMQELDKDFLIVNIAGFHVKRITNKEEVFDSRVIVGKYHKETPVFKGVMKYIVMNPTWTLPYSIATHETLPRLKKDPGYLMAKHMEVMDRNGKILDHSTIDWSQYSAGNFPFIIRQKAGPWNALGEVKFMFPNKYAVYLHDTPSRGLFNQQDRAFSHGCIRTEDKWGLLMSLMDDPEVWNMEKISEILKSGETTTITLPKPINIYLIYLTAAVDQDNNLMFMKDVYKRDKDIAKEMKKTLN; this is translated from the coding sequence ATGCAAAATCCTTTCTCGAAAATCCAGTTTTACTTCATTTTTTTGTCATTCATTGGCCTTCAGGCCCAAAACATCTCCATTGAGCAATGGATCGAAAACATGGTTCAGCCCCAAGAGGATGATATTGTCTTAGTAGATGGGGTCGAATTATTTTCACAAGTAGAACTTCCAAGGTTTTACAGTAACAGAGATTTTGAACCGGCCTGGCAGGATCTAAAAAATAGGAATGACCTCATTGAAAGCCTGGAGTCATCTATTGATGAAGGTCTTATGCCAAAGGATTATCATCTGGATAAGATTAAGGCGCTTATGAAGACATCAGAGAGCGGTGAACTATCAAAGAAGGAAATGGCGGATATGGATCTATTGATGACTGATGCATTGATCCTCTATGCCTCGCATCTTCTGGATGGAAAACTTGATCAATCTAAAATTCGAAAAGAATGGGATGTCGAAAGAAATGAGGGCCCCTCAAATCCGGATAGTCTTTTAACGGCGACTCTGCACAACAGGAACATTAAATCTGTTTTGGAAGAATTTAAACCAAAACATTATATGTATAAACTGATGAAGTTTCATTTGAAAAAGCTGAGAAATGAATCGGAAAGAGGGGGTTGGCCGAAAGTCAGCAAAGGAGAAACTTTAAAACCCGGTGATACGGCATCAAGGATCCCCGAAATCAGAAAGTATTTGATTGCGGTTGGGGACCTTATTGATGTGGAATCAGAGAATTCTGAGATTTTTGATGATGAAATGGAAGAGGCTGTAAAGAAGTTTCAATGGCGTCACCGTCTTACCAGCGATGGAATTATAGGAAAAGGTACCATAGAACAAATGCAGGTACCAATTGAGAAGCGAATTGAGAGTATAATTCTGAATCTTGAAAGAACGAGATGGATCATGCAGGAACTGGATAAGGATTTTTTAATAGTGAATATTGCCGGATTCCATGTAAAAAGGATCACAAACAAGGAAGAAGTGTTCGATTCCAGAGTCATTGTTGGTAAATATCATAAAGAAACTCCGGTTTTTAAAGGGGTTATGAAATATATTGTCATGAACCCTACATGGACGCTTCCTTATTCAATAGCCACCCACGAGACCCTCCCTCGATTAAAAAAAGATCCTGGATATTTAATGGCTAAACACATGGAAGTCATGGACAGAAATGGAAAAATATTAGACCATTCCACAATTGACTGGAGCCAATATTCGGCCGGAAATTTTCCGTTTATTATCAGGCAAAAAGCTGGCCCCTGGAATGCCCTGGGAGAGGTTAAATTCATGTTTCCCAACAAATATGCGGTATACCTGCACGATACACCTTCGAGGGGTTTGTTCAACCAGCAAGATCGAGCCTTTAGCCATGGTTGTATCAGAACAGAGGATAAATGGGGGCTTTTGATGAGCCTGATGGATGATCCTGAAGTCTGGAACATGGAAAAGATCAGTGAGATCTTAAAGTCGGGAGAAACAACAACCATAACCCTTCCCAAACCGATCAATATCTATCTGATCTATCTTACCGCTGCAGTAGATCAGGACAATAACCTGATGTTTATGAAAGATGTATACAAAAGGGATAAGGATATCGCCAAAGAGATGAAAAAAACCTTAAACTAG
- a CDS encoding DUF4212 domain-containing protein: MADKDLKKYWRTNLKYLGILLTFWFLVSYVMGIVLVDELNSFKIGGFKLGFWFAQQGSIYFFVLIIIIYIALMNRLDKKYGVND; the protein is encoded by the coding sequence ATGGCTGATAAAGATCTGAAAAAATACTGGAGAACGAATCTTAAATACCTTGGTATCCTTTTGACCTTCTGGTTTTTGGTGTCCTATGTTATGGGTATTGTTTTGGTAGACGAACTCAATTCATTCAAAATAGGAGGCTTTAAGCTCGGTTTTTGGTTCGCACAACAAGGATCCATTTACTTCTTCGTGCTCATTATCATCATTTATATAGCACTGATGAACAGGCTCGATAAAAAATACGGTGTAAACGATTAA
- a CDS encoding sodium:solute symporter family protein gives MTLQIWTWLLIAITFSLYIGIAIWSRASSTKEFYVAGGGVSPLANGLATAADWMSAASFISMAGLISFNGYDASVYLMGWTGGYVLLALLLAPYLRKFGKFTVPDFIGDRYYSNIARSVAVFCALIVSFTYVAGQMRGVGLVFSRFLEVDITTGVLIGMIIVLFYAVLGGMKGITYTQVAQYCVLIFAFMVPAIFISIQMTGNLIPQIGFGSTGTDGVYLLDKLDQLHRDLGFHEYTSGAKDILDVFFITAALMVGTAGLPHVIVRFFTVKKVSDARKSAAWALLFIAVLYTTAPAIAVFARTNLIETVSNKPYSELPPWVSNWEKTGLMKFVDKNGDGLVQYVGDPMLNELTVDKDIMVLANPEIAELPNWVIALVAAGGLAAALSTAAGLLLVISSSVSHDLIKKMINSNISEKGELIAARISAIIAVSIAGYFGINPPDFVAATVALAFGLAAASFFPAIILGIFVKRMNKEGAIAGMVIGMLLMLYYMMRFKFDWFGGGTQEDWWFGISPEGFGTLAMLVNFCISLLISLFTPAPPKNIQDMVENIRIPSGSGKAHSH, from the coding sequence ATGACCTTACAAATCTGGACCTGGCTGTTAATAGCCATTACCTTTTCACTTTATATAGGGATCGCAATCTGGTCCAGAGCTTCCTCAACCAAAGAGTTTTATGTAGCAGGAGGAGGAGTTTCTCCTTTGGCAAACGGATTAGCCACAGCTGCTGACTGGATGTCTGCGGCTTCATTTATTTCAATGGCAGGACTGATCTCTTTTAACGGATATGATGCTTCGGTATATCTGATGGGCTGGACCGGTGGTTATGTTTTACTGGCCTTGCTGCTGGCTCCTTATTTACGAAAATTTGGAAAATTTACGGTTCCTGATTTTATCGGTGATCGCTACTATTCTAATATTGCACGGTCCGTGGCTGTTTTTTGCGCGTTGATTGTATCCTTTACGTATGTCGCAGGACAGATGAGAGGAGTAGGCCTTGTATTTTCACGATTCCTAGAGGTGGATATAACTACAGGGGTACTCATCGGAATGATCATTGTTTTGTTTTATGCGGTTCTGGGAGGAATGAAAGGAATAACCTACACTCAGGTAGCTCAGTATTGTGTTCTGATTTTTGCATTTATGGTTCCTGCCATTTTTATTTCAATTCAAATGACAGGAAATCTAATTCCGCAAATAGGATTTGGCAGCACCGGAACAGACGGGGTATATCTCCTGGACAAACTTGATCAACTTCACAGAGACCTCGGATTTCACGAATACACGTCGGGAGCAAAAGATATACTCGATGTGTTTTTCATCACGGCTGCTTTGATGGTCGGAACTGCCGGATTGCCGCATGTTATCGTACGGTTCTTCACCGTTAAGAAGGTAAGTGATGCCAGAAAATCGGCAGCCTGGGCCCTTTTATTTATTGCCGTTTTGTATACGACCGCGCCTGCGATTGCCGTTTTCGCACGTACGAACCTGATCGAAACCGTATCCAACAAACCTTATTCGGAATTGCCACCCTGGGTAAGTAACTGGGAGAAAACAGGGCTTATGAAATTTGTCGACAAAAACGGTGACGGACTGGTACAGTATGTAGGCGACCCTATGCTGAATGAATTGACCGTGGACAAGGATATCATGGTATTGGCCAATCCTGAGATAGCCGAATTACCCAACTGGGTCATAGCACTGGTTGCAGCGGGAGGGCTGGCTGCAGCACTTTCGACGGCCGCAGGCCTTTTACTGGTCATTTCATCCTCAGTATCTCATGATCTCATCAAAAAGATGATCAATTCGAATATTTCTGAAAAAGGCGAATTGATAGCCGCAAGAATTTCGGCCATCATCGCTGTATCCATCGCCGGATACTTTGGAATCAACCCTCCCGATTTTGTAGCTGCCACGGTTGCGCTTGCCTTCGGGTTAGCGGCCGCATCGTTTTTCCCTGCGATTATTTTAGGGATATTCGTCAAGCGAATGAATAAGGAAGGAGCCATAGCGGGTATGGTGATCGGAATGTTGCTTATGCTCTATTATATGATGCGATTTAAATTTGACTGGTTTGGTGGCGGAACTCAGGAGGACTGGTGGTTTGGAATCTCCCCGGAAGGATTTGGAACATTGGCGATGCTTGTTAACTTTTGCATTTCTTTACTGATTTCTCTTTTTACTCCTGCCCCACCCAAGAATATTCAGGACATGGTCGAAAATATCCGGATTCCATCCGGTTCAGGAAAAGCACACAGTCATTGA